A window of Pan paniscus chromosome 10, NHGRI_mPanPan1-v2.0_pri, whole genome shotgun sequence contains these coding sequences:
- the GSG1 gene encoding germ cell-specific gene 1 protein isoform X2, translating into MSDPSQLTQNVCLTQEMELAKAFSGQRTLLSAILSMLSLSFSTTSLLSNYWFVGTQKVPKPLCEKGLAAKCFDMPVSLDGDTNTSTQEVVQYNWETGDDRFSFRSFRSGMWLSCEETVEEPALLHPQSWKQFRALRSSGTAAAKGERCRSFIELTPPAERGEKGLLEFATLQGPCHPTLRFGGKRLMEKASLPSPPLGFCGKNPMVIPGNADHLHRTSIHQLPPATNGLATHWEPCLWAQTERLCCCFLCPVRSPGDGGPHDVFTSLPGDCQLGSGRLETTCLELWLGLLHGLALLHLLHGIGCHHLQHVHQDGAGVQVQA; encoded by the exons ATGAGCGATCCCTCTCAACTGACTCAAAATGTTTGCCTCACCCAGGAG ATGGAGCTCGCGAAGGCCTTCTCTGGCCAGCGGACACTCCTATCTGCCATCCTCAGCATGCTATCACTCAGCTTCTCCACAACATCCCTGCTCAGCAACTACTGGTTTGTGGGCACACAGAAGGTGCCCAAGCCCCTGTGCGAGAAAGGTCTGGCAGCCAAGTGCTTTGACATGCCAGTGTCCCTGGATGGAGATACCAACACATCCACCCAGGAGGTGGTACAATACAACTGGGAGACTGGGGATGACCGGTTCTCCTTCCGGAGCTTCCGGAGTGGCATGTGGCTATCCTGTGAGGAAACTGTGGAAGAACCAG CACTGCTCCATCCCCAGTCCTGGAAACAATTTAGAGCGCTTCGGTCCAGTGGTACAGCGGCAGCAAAAG GGGAGAGGTGCCGAAGTTTCATTGAACTTACACCACCAGCCGAGAGAGGTGAGAAAGGACTACTGGAATTTGCCACGTTGCAAGGCCCATGTCACCCCACTCTCCGATTTGGAGGGAAGCGGTTGATGGAGAaggcttccctcccctcccctcccttgggGTTTTGTGGCAA AAATCCTATGGTTATCCCTGGCAACGCAGATCACCTACATCGGACTTCAATTCATCAGCTTCCTCCTGCTACTAATGGACTTGCTACTCACTGGGAACCCTGCCTGTGGGCTCAAACTGAGCGCCTTTGCTGCTGTTTCCTCTGTCCTGTCAG GTCTCCTGGGGATGGTGGCCCACATGATGTATTCACAAGTCTTCCAGGCGACTGCCAACTTGGGTCCGGAAGACTGGAGACCACATGTTTGGAATTATGGCTGGGCCTTCTA CATGGCCTGGCTCTCCTTCACCTGCTGCATGGCATCGGCTGTCACCACCTTCAACACGTACACCAGGATGGTGCTGGAGTTCAAGTGCAAGCATAG
- the GSG1 gene encoding germ cell-specific gene 1 protein isoform X1: MSDPSQLTQNVCLTQEMELAKAFSGQRTLLSAILSMLSLSFSTTSLLSNYWFVGTQKVPKPLCEKGLAAKCFDMPVSLDGDTNTSTQEVVQYNWETGDDRFSFRSFRSGMWLSCEETVEEPALLHPQSWKQFRALRSSGTAAAKGERCRSFIELTPPAEREILWLSLATQITYIGLQFISFLLLLMDLLLTGNPACGLKLSAFAAVSSVLSGLLGMVAHMMYSQVFQATANLGPEDWRPHVWNYGWAFYMAWLSFTCCMASAVTTFNTYTRMVLEFKCKHSKSFKENPNCLPHHHQCFPRQLSSAAPTAGPLTSYHQYHNQPIHSVSEGVDFYSELRNKGFQRGASQELKEAVRSSVEEEQC; the protein is encoded by the exons ATGAGCGATCCCTCTCAACTGACTCAAAATGTTTGCCTCACCCAGGAG ATGGAGCTCGCGAAGGCCTTCTCTGGCCAGCGGACACTCCTATCTGCCATCCTCAGCATGCTATCACTCAGCTTCTCCACAACATCCCTGCTCAGCAACTACTGGTTTGTGGGCACACAGAAGGTGCCCAAGCCCCTGTGCGAGAAAGGTCTGGCAGCCAAGTGCTTTGACATGCCAGTGTCCCTGGATGGAGATACCAACACATCCACCCAGGAGGTGGTACAATACAACTGGGAGACTGGGGATGACCGGTTCTCCTTCCGGAGCTTCCGGAGTGGCATGTGGCTATCCTGTGAGGAAACTGTGGAAGAACCAG CACTGCTCCATCCCCAGTCCTGGAAACAATTTAGAGCGCTTCGGTCCAGTGGTACAGCGGCAGCAAAAG GGGAGAGGTGCCGAAGTTTCATTGAACTTACACCACCAGCCGAGAGAG AAATCCTATGGTTATCCCTGGCAACGCAGATCACCTACATCGGACTTCAATTCATCAGCTTCCTCCTGCTACTAATGGACTTGCTACTCACTGGGAACCCTGCCTGTGGGCTCAAACTGAGCGCCTTTGCTGCTGTTTCCTCTGTCCTGTCAG GTCTCCTGGGGATGGTGGCCCACATGATGTATTCACAAGTCTTCCAGGCGACTGCCAACTTGGGTCCGGAAGACTGGAGACCACATGTTTGGAATTATGGCTGGGCCTTCTA CATGGCCTGGCTCTCCTTCACCTGCTGCATGGCATCGGCTGTCACCACCTTCAACACGTACACCAGGATGGTGCTGGAGTTCAAGTGCAAGCATAGTAAGAGCTTCAAGGAAAACCCGAACTGCCTACCACATCACCATCAGTGTTTCCCTCGGCAGCTGTCAAGTGCAGCCCCCACCGCGGGTCCTTTGACCAGCTACCACCAGTATCATAATCAGCCCATCCACTCTGTCTCTGAGGGAGTCGACTTCTACTCCGAGCTGCGGAACAAGGGATTTCAACGAGGGGCCAGCCAGGAGCTGAAAGAAGCAGTTAGGTCATCTGTAGAGGAAGAGCAGTGTTAG
- the GSG1 gene encoding germ cell-specific gene 1 protein isoform X3: protein MSDPSQLTQNVCLTQEMELAKAFSGQRTLLSAILSMLSLSFSTTSLLSNYWFVGTQKVPKPLCEKGLAAKCFDMPVSLDGDTNTSTQEVVQYNWETGDDRFSFRSFRSGMWLSCEETVEEPALLHPQSWKQFRALRSSGTAAAKGERCRSFIELTPPAERGEKGLLEFATLQGPCHPTLRFGGKRLMEKASLPSPPLGFCEILWLSLATQITYIGLQFISFLLLLMDLLLTGNPACGLKLSAFAAVSSVLSGLLGMVAHMMYSQVFQATANLGPEDWRPHVWNYGWAFYMAWLSFTCCMASAVTTFNTYTRMVLEFKCKHSKSFKENPNCLPHHHQCFPRQLSSAAPTAGPLTSYHQYHNQPIHSVSEGVDFYSELRNKGFQRGASQELKEAVRSSVEEEQC, encoded by the exons ATGAGCGATCCCTCTCAACTGACTCAAAATGTTTGCCTCACCCAGGAG ATGGAGCTCGCGAAGGCCTTCTCTGGCCAGCGGACACTCCTATCTGCCATCCTCAGCATGCTATCACTCAGCTTCTCCACAACATCCCTGCTCAGCAACTACTGGTTTGTGGGCACACAGAAGGTGCCCAAGCCCCTGTGCGAGAAAGGTCTGGCAGCCAAGTGCTTTGACATGCCAGTGTCCCTGGATGGAGATACCAACACATCCACCCAGGAGGTGGTACAATACAACTGGGAGACTGGGGATGACCGGTTCTCCTTCCGGAGCTTCCGGAGTGGCATGTGGCTATCCTGTGAGGAAACTGTGGAAGAACCAG CACTGCTCCATCCCCAGTCCTGGAAACAATTTAGAGCGCTTCGGTCCAGTGGTACAGCGGCAGCAAAAG GGGAGAGGTGCCGAAGTTTCATTGAACTTACACCACCAGCCGAGAGAGGTGAGAAAGGACTACTGGAATTTGCCACGTTGCAAGGCCCATGTCACCCCACTCTCCGATTTGGAGGGAAGCGGTTGATGGAGAaggcttccctcccctcccctcccttgggGTTTTGTG AAATCCTATGGTTATCCCTGGCAACGCAGATCACCTACATCGGACTTCAATTCATCAGCTTCCTCCTGCTACTAATGGACTTGCTACTCACTGGGAACCCTGCCTGTGGGCTCAAACTGAGCGCCTTTGCTGCTGTTTCCTCTGTCCTGTCAG GTCTCCTGGGGATGGTGGCCCACATGATGTATTCACAAGTCTTCCAGGCGACTGCCAACTTGGGTCCGGAAGACTGGAGACCACATGTTTGGAATTATGGCTGGGCCTTCTA CATGGCCTGGCTCTCCTTCACCTGCTGCATGGCATCGGCTGTCACCACCTTCAACACGTACACCAGGATGGTGCTGGAGTTCAAGTGCAAGCATAGTAAGAGCTTCAAGGAAAACCCGAACTGCCTACCACATCACCATCAGTGTTTCCCTCGGCAGCTGTCAAGTGCAGCCCCCACCGCGGGTCCTTTGACCAGCTACCACCAGTATCATAATCAGCCCATCCACTCTGTCTCTGAGGGAGTCGACTTCTACTCCGAGCTGCGGAACAAGGGATTTCAACGAGGGGCCAGCCAGGAGCTGAAAGAAGCAGTTAGGTCATCTGTAGAGGAAGAGCAGTGTTAG